A section of the Bradyrhizobium oligotrophicum S58 genome encodes:
- a CDS encoding autotransporter domain-containing protein, producing MSSSAYLKFWKYAALGSALLPIAAKAGDIPTTPPVNFTNSSTATVGSTMVNVVDSYTNLMLNDPTLTNGTGVMEQNLATVIRMTNARTAAQTLEAIHDDRTSQQYSVLNGLGVLTGYFMTGTGASASGTTPNSLTPTTYAPYTLQNFQSNINYLNSASWGATSFGNGTATPLASAVNFVNNVVRANSSTEPSKRTFERYMGSTAPVTNPAAFGASVNQTTVSPLAAAFGNYNATTKSGLTTADTANIVVPTYYGNLTIPAVYGNATNWVRGFTVTQAMIDAQNTANGTSLGYLTVPNVGTITNGVLQPTQFNVGDYVPGIGAAARPYRLSTDVNVPTPLLQIINSTNPYADGGFISGHTNSGYTQALGLAFLVPQEYQSLLARAADLGNNRILAGMHSPLDVIGGRVFATAIAATNIYNALYDSNGDRIDWTNPANTSAYAVYQAYTQTQSYLSQSCGTVSVQACILQAQGGAAAITAASKDINLSSTDPSSYTYRMTYGLQLAGVSTTLPENVPVQAQVLLLTRFPYLSDAQRTEILKTTALASGYALLDGNTWDGWGRINLYKATYGYGAFNSPVAVNMDAAQGGYNAFDIWSNDISGTGSLTKSGSGTLVLAGNNSYSGGTTINGGALVVAAGAAVTSPISVGAGATLSGLGTLGGVTVAGTLAPGYQAVTGLTGQAGQLTVLGSLAFTTGATYALQFTPGSFSSTGVSGTATLNGQVTASFASGVYATGTKVAIVSTGSGINGKFSGFSYTMAGTTNVTPTLSYDGQNAYVALNQAALPSLPATGVSSNGRQVYAALSNAVNKGGTLPVSLQSIYFQSAAGLGATFNQLASQGAPAATASLSQSMTGFLTTALDFGGNGRTNGFGAGNDGSPMMSYAAADAGAAAKASRMFAKAMPVEPSWAVWGAAFGGGGRIGGDAVAGSQDVSSTIYGLATGADYRLAPDMTVGFALSGGQTSFNVAQGGGYGSSDFIQAAAYATKRFGQAYVSGSLAAGAHWMSTTRSLATGAVETLRASYTAPTLAARAETGYRFDLGFGGLTPYAAVQLQQVWSPSYTETSSLGAGGSALTFAARDSTLPRTELGLWADRRVSETFLMRGRAAWAHDTNRDASVTATFQTLPGASFVTTGARIAANSALLSGVAEVALTSHLTLSGQIDGQFAPSATSWAGTGRIKYQW from the coding sequence ATGTCGTCGTCTGCGTATCTGAAGTTCTGGAAATATGCCGCGCTGGGCTCGGCGCTGCTGCCGATCGCCGCCAAGGCCGGCGACATCCCCACCACCCCGCCGGTGAACTTCACCAATTCGAGCACCGCGACGGTCGGCTCGACCATGGTCAACGTGGTCGATTCCTACACGAACCTGATGCTGAACGATCCGACGCTGACCAACGGCACAGGCGTCATGGAGCAGAACCTCGCGACCGTGATCCGCATGACCAATGCGCGCACCGCGGCGCAGACGCTGGAGGCGATCCATGACGACCGCACCAGCCAGCAATACAGCGTGCTGAACGGGCTCGGCGTGCTCACCGGCTATTTCATGACCGGCACCGGCGCCTCGGCCAGCGGCACCACGCCGAACAGCCTGACGCCGACCACCTATGCGCCGTATACGCTGCAGAACTTCCAGTCCAACATCAACTATCTGAACAGCGCGAGCTGGGGCGCGACCAGCTTCGGCAACGGCACCGCGACGCCGCTCGCCTCCGCCGTGAACTTCGTCAACAACGTCGTGCGCGCCAACTCGTCGACCGAGCCGTCAAAGCGCACCTTCGAGCGCTACATGGGCTCGACCGCGCCGGTGACCAACCCCGCCGCGTTCGGCGCCTCGGTGAACCAGACCACGGTGAGCCCGCTCGCGGCGGCGTTCGGCAACTACAACGCCACCACCAAGAGCGGACTGACCACGGCCGACACCGCCAACATCGTCGTCCCCACTTATTACGGCAACCTCACGATCCCCGCGGTCTATGGCAACGCCACCAACTGGGTGCGCGGCTTCACCGTGACCCAGGCGATGATCGACGCGCAGAATACCGCGAACGGCACCAGCCTGGGCTATCTGACGGTGCCCAATGTCGGCACCATCACAAATGGCGTGCTGCAGCCGACACAGTTCAATGTCGGCGACTACGTCCCCGGCATCGGTGCCGCCGCCCGGCCCTACCGGCTGTCGACCGACGTCAACGTGCCGACGCCGCTGCTGCAGATCATCAACAGCACCAACCCCTATGCCGATGGCGGCTTCATCAGCGGGCACACCAATTCCGGCTACACCCAGGCGCTCGGGCTCGCCTTCCTGGTGCCGCAGGAATATCAGAGCCTCTTGGCGCGCGCGGCCGATCTCGGCAACAACCGCATCCTCGCCGGGATGCATTCGCCGCTCGACGTCATCGGCGGCCGCGTGTTCGCGACCGCGATCGCGGCGACCAACATCTACAACGCGCTGTATGATTCCAACGGCGACCGGATCGACTGGACCAATCCCGCCAACACCTCTGCCTACGCGGTCTACCAGGCCTATACCCAGACGCAGTCCTATCTGTCGCAGTCCTGCGGCACCGTCAGCGTGCAGGCCTGCATCCTGCAGGCGCAGGGCGGCGCGGCCGCGATCACCGCGGCCTCGAAGGACATCAATCTCTCGAGCACCGATCCGTCGAGCTACACCTATCGGATGACCTATGGCCTGCAACTCGCCGGCGTCAGCACCACCCTGCCGGAGAACGTGCCGGTGCAGGCGCAGGTGCTGCTGCTGACGCGCTTTCCCTATCTGAGCGATGCGCAGCGCACCGAGATCCTGAAAACGACGGCGCTGGCGTCCGGCTATGCGCTGCTCGACGGCAACACCTGGGACGGCTGGGGCCGCATCAACCTCTACAAGGCGACCTATGGTTATGGCGCGTTCAACAGCCCCGTCGCGGTCAACATGGATGCGGCGCAGGGCGGCTACAATGCGTTCGACATCTGGAGCAACGACATCTCCGGCACGGGGTCGCTGACCAAGAGCGGATCGGGCACGCTGGTGCTCGCCGGCAACAACAGCTACAGCGGCGGCACCACGATCAACGGCGGCGCGCTGGTGGTCGCGGCCGGCGCCGCGGTCACGAGCCCGATCAGCGTCGGCGCGGGTGCCACCCTGAGCGGCCTCGGCACGCTCGGCGGCGTCACGGTGGCCGGCACGCTCGCGCCGGGCTATCAGGCGGTGACCGGCCTCACCGGCCAGGCCGGCCAGCTCACGGTGCTCGGCAGCCTCGCCTTCACCACCGGCGCGACCTACGCGCTGCAGTTCACGCCCGGCAGCTTCAGCTCCACCGGCGTGTCCGGCACGGCGACGCTGAACGGACAGGTCACGGCGAGCTTCGCCAGCGGCGTCTACGCGACAGGAACGAAGGTCGCGATCGTCTCGACTGGATCGGGCATCAACGGCAAGTTCTCCGGCTTCAGCTACACGATGGCGGGCACCACCAACGTCACGCCGACGCTGAGCTATGACGGCCAGAACGCCTATGTCGCCCTCAACCAGGCGGCACTGCCATCGCTGCCGGCGACCGGCGTGAGCAGCAACGGCCGGCAGGTCTATGCCGCGCTCAGCAATGCGGTCAACAAGGGCGGCACACTGCCCGTCTCACTGCAGTCGATCTACTTCCAGAGCGCGGCAGGGCTCGGCGCGACGTTCAACCAGCTCGCCAGCCAAGGCGCGCCGGCGGCGACCGCGAGCCTCAGCCAGAGCATGACCGGCTTCCTCACCACCGCGCTCGACTTCGGCGGCAATGGCCGTACGAACGGCTTCGGAGCGGGCAACGACGGCTCGCCGATGATGTCCTATGCCGCGGCCGATGCCGGCGCGGCGGCCAAGGCGTCGCGGATGTTCGCCAAGGCGATGCCGGTCGAGCCGAGCTGGGCGGTGTGGGGCGCGGCGTTCGGCGGCGGCGGCCGGATCGGCGGCGATGCCGTGGCGGGCAGCCAGGATGTGTCGTCCACGATCTACGGCCTCGCCACCGGCGCCGACTATCGGCTCGCACCGGACATGACGGTCGGCTTCGCGCTGTCCGGCGGCCAGACCAGCTTCAACGTCGCACAGGGCGGCGGCTATGGCAGCTCGGATTTCATCCAGGCCGCGGCCTATGCGACCAAGCGCTTCGGCCAAGCGTACGTGTCCGGCAGTCTTGCTGCCGGCGCGCATTGGATGTCGACGACCCGCAGCCTCGCCACCGGCGCGGTCGAGACGCTGCGCGCGAGCTACACGGCGCCGACCCTCGCGGCACGCGCCGAGACCGGCTATCGCTTCGATCTCGGTTTCGGTGGCCTGACGCCCTATGCCGCCGTGCAGCTGCAGCAGGTGTGGAGCCCGTCCTACACCGAGACCAGCTCGCTCGGCGCCGGCGGCTCGGCGCTCACCTTCGCCGCGCGGGATTCGACCTTGCCGCGCACCGAGCTCGGCCTCTGGGCCGACCGCCGTGTCTCCGAGACGTTCCTGATGCGCGGCCGCGCCGCCTGGGCGCACGACACCAACCGCGACGCCTCGGTGACCGCGACCTTCCAGACCCTGCCCGGCGCGAGCTTCGTCACGACGGGCGCACGGATCGCGGCGAACTCAGCGCTGTTGTCCGGCGTCGCCGAGGTCGCATTGACCTCGCATCTCACGCTGTCCGGCCAGATCGACGGCCAGTTCGCGCCGTCGGCCACGTCATGGGCCGGGACCGGGCGCATCAAATATCAATGGTGA